The following are from one region of the Centroberyx gerrardi isolate f3 chromosome 16, fCenGer3.hap1.cur.20231027, whole genome shotgun sequence genome:
- the LOC139925568 gene encoding uncharacterized protein LOC139925568, whose amino-acid sequence MAQLQSLHFSVGILGISAGSLLLLVNDYASSPGENFIPPTALGVLLLIIAALLAYAGVHRSLSRTQLFSTLSLTVSALWCGSGLVYILLGQRVLRPAELRSSLVPGLAAFTLALLLIGIAALLVKKVVLFIIALSISLACAHQIAGLSATGFGQSATAANYLLVCLVGAYFGFGRLLSFITHGKVEAPGTGLKGKIDLKTTQNQDCSDVVSVGLVMNLLSACVLACPLLGVVPQLFTGHVPWLWTAGVFQLGVCVLLYRAMDTLAATFFGFTALLRFAEGYSALLTNYSIQPFSPVPFPVVFSVLFFILAVFSCQKSLLDGLYQLFFVAYCIAIAAQPQGFFHGGAQGVQAAIFVVSAIMLLVTTFNMVATMKIPTGQGWFKALVTRMNGLTLRPHDKDLHTPYLGYSKYAGAEVLGHACSVLAAFAITATVGDRSPLSVLILPWAVVAGGALHLLCGSVAFSRGKTLESTAFILYGMMWTVWGLTRYGGLYGENRSFSVAVGIISFMLFNCLVTVAALFLNVAWFAYAFTFQLILISFLLDAVDALPYGYDIGVTIIFGLVSFYCFLAHLFNSTFQSPQIPLGDPLVKLTGVGGASSACPHVPARKATSVQQIADIMKNGGICGMPTDTVYVLVAACNRPDAVIKAFKVKKQAQDRPMSLWISSIKQLEPVRHLLSPLLLDFMQAAWPSSISMVIPRGPWMDTFGLGEAAKHIGTPQSIAIRNPDCAVATHLINLVGPIAVTSANPTGEADTTHHNQVYAKLGDKVDGVLCDGPSPENIASTVVDCTKIETGHIGFFRVGLIPKSKVLQIFEEVQKRHRQGQTNLGFEGDLSDTPRGERESTAESGRGSGTSTPCTVSPDQSPVLRNGS is encoded by the exons ATGGCTCAACTCCAGTCGCTTCATTTTTCCGTGGGCATTCTAGGCATCTCTGCTG GTTCTCTCCTGCTTTTGGTGAACGACTATGCCAGCTCCCCTGGAGAAAACTTCATCCCCCCTACTGCACTGGGGGTCCTGCTCCTTATCATCGCTGCCCTCTTAGCTTATGCAG GTGTGCATCGTAGTCTGTCCCGCACCCAGCTGTTTTCCACTCTGAGTCTGACTGTGTCTGCCCTGTGGTGTGGCTCGGGCCTGGTGTACATTCTGCTGGGGCAGAGGGTGCTGCGGCCCGCAGAGCTGAGATCCTCTCTGGTCCCCGGCCTGGCGGCGTTCACTCTGGCTCTGCTGCTCATAGGCATAGCGGCACTCTTAGTAAAGAAAGTAGTTCTGTTTATCATAGCTCTAAGCATTAGCTTAGCTTGTGCCCATCAAATCGCCGGTCTGTCAGCCACTGGCTTTGGGCAATCTGCCACCGCTGCTAATTACCTCCTTGTCTGTCTGGTGGGTGCTTATTTTGGTTTTGGACGCCTGCTGTCCTTCATCACCCACGGTAAAGTGGAAGCTCCGGGAACTGGCCTAAAGGGAAAGATTGATCTGAAAACAACGCAGAACCAGGACTGCAGTGATGTAGTGTCAGTGGGCCTGGTGATGAACCTGCTGTCCGCCTGTGTGTTAGCCTGTCCTCTATTAGGTGTGGTCCCTCAGCTCTTCACAGGCCACGTCCCCTGGCTGTGGACAGCTGGGGTCTTCCAGCTCGGCGTGTGCGTCCTCCTCTACCGCGCCATGGACACGCTTGCCGCCACCTTCTTTGGCTTCACGGCTCTGCTGAGATTTGCCGAGGGCTACAGCGCTCTCCTAACTAACTACTCCATCCAGCCCTTTTCCCCTGTTCCTTTCCCTGTCGTCTTCTCTGTGCTCTTCTTCATCCTGGCTGTGTTTAGTTGTCAGAAGAGCTTGTTGGACGGGCTCTACCAGCTTTTCTTTGTGGCATACTGCATTGCCATTGCCGCCCAGCCTCAAGGCTTCTTCCACGGAGGTGCCCAGGGCGTACAGGCAGCTATATTTGTGGTGTCTGCCATCATGCTTTTAGTTACCACATTCAATATGGTCGCCACTATGAAGATTCCCACGGGGCAGGGCTGGTTCAAGGCTTTAGTGACCAGGATGAATGGTCTCACTCTCAGACCCCATGATAAAGACCTGCACACGCCTTACCTGGGCTACTCCAAATATGCAGGCGCAGAGGTGTTAGGCCATGCCTGCAGCGTGCTGGCTGCTTTTGCCATCACAGCCACTGTTGGCGACAGAAGtcctctctctgtgctgatCCTTCCCTGGGCGGTCGTGGCTGGCGGGGCGCTCCACCTGCTCTGTGGCTCTGTGGCTTTCTCTCGTGGTAAAACATTAGAGAGCACAGCCTTTATCCTCTACGGGATGATGTGGACAGTGTGGGGGCTGACGCGGTACGGGGGCCTGTACGGTGAAAACAGAAGCTTCAGTGTGGCTGTCGGGATCATTAGCTTCATGCTGTTTAACTGTTTAGTGACAGTTGCAGCGCTGTTTCTGAATGTAGCCTGGTTCGCCTACGCCTTCACCTTCCAGCTCATCCTCATTAGCTTCCTGCTGGACGCAGTAGACGCACTACCTTACGGTTATGACATAGGAGTCACCATCATCTTTGGCCTTGTCAGTTTCTATTGTTTCCTGGCTCACCTCTTCAACAGCACCTTCCAGTCCCCGCAGATCCCCTTGGGAGACCCTTTAGTCAAGTTGACTGGGGTTGGGGGAGCCAGCAGCGCCTGTCCACATGTACCAGCCCGCAAGGCCACCTCTGTCCAGCAGATCGCAG ACATCATGAAAAATGGTGGCATATGTGGAATGCCTACTGACACTGTCTATGTGCTGGTGGCAGCTTGCAACAGGCCCGATGCTGTCATCAAAGCTTTCAA GGTGAAGAAGCAGGCCCAGGACCGGCCCATGTCCCTGTGGATCTCCTCCATAAAGCAGCTGGAGCCAGTCAGACACCTGCTGAGCCCTCTGCTCCTGGACTTCATGCAGGCTGCGTGGCCCTCCTCCATCAGCATGGTCATACCCAGag GCCCGTGGATGGACACCTTTGGTTTAGGGGAAGCAGCCAAACACATTGGAACTCCACAAAGCATTGCGATCAGAAACCCAGACTGCGCTGTGGCCACACATCTCATTAATCTG GTGGGGCCCATCGCTGTAACCTCAGCCAACCCTACAGGCGAGGCAGACAcaactcaccacaaccaagttTATGCCAAGCTGGGCGACAAG GTGGATGGTGTGCTATGCGATGGACCCTCCCCAGAGAATATTGCTTCTACTGTGGTTGACTGCACCAAGATTGAAACAGGACATATTGGTTTCTTCAGAGTGGGTCTCATCCCTAAATCCAAG GTTCTGCAAATCTTTGAGGAGGTCCAGAAGCGGCACAGGCAGGGGCAGACGAATCTTGGTTTTGAAGGTGATCTCTCAGACACaccaaggggagagagagagagcacagcagAGTCAGGAAGAGGATCAGGAACCTCAACACCATGCACAGTTTCACCTGACCAGAGTCCAGTCCTCAGAAATGGGTCATAG